In Candidatus Schekmanbacteria bacterium, a single genomic region encodes these proteins:
- a CDS encoding LemA family protein, with product MNKTTKYILITVAVILVLAIAVVQFFISGINKVIALDENVKKSWAEVDNQLQRRYDLIPNLVETVKGYAKQEKEIFVEVAKARSQVGRAATIDEKISANNALSGALSRLLLVVERYPELKSNQNFIRLQDELAGTENRISVARMRYNESVKELNTYIRKIPGVIFARIAGIKNAPYYEIKSEAKETPKVKF from the coding sequence ATGAATAAAACGACAAAGTATATTTTAATAACGGTTGCCGTAATTTTGGTTTTGGCAATAGCTGTCGTTCAATTTTTTATTTCTGGAATCAATAAAGTAATTGCCCTTGATGAAAATGTGAAAAAATCTTGGGCTGAAGTAGATAATCAGCTTCAAAGACGTTATGACCTGATTCCAAATCTTGTTGAAACTGTCAAAGGATATGCAAAGCAGGAAAAGGAGATATTTGTAGAAGTTGCAAAAGCTCGCTCTCAAGTAGGAAGAGCAGCTACGATTGATGAAAAAATTTCTGCAAACAATGCATTATCTGGCGCGCTTTCACGCCTTCTCTTAGTCGTTGAGAGATATCCTGAGCTCAAATCAAATCAGAATTTTATTCGATTACAGGATGAATTGGCAGGCACAGAGAACAGAATTTCAGTAGCTAGAATGCGTTACAATGAATCTGTCAAAGAGCTCAATACATACATCAGAAAAATTCCGGGGGTAATTTTTGCTAGGATTGCCGGTATCAAGAATGCACCATATTATGAGATAAAATCAGAAGCAAAAGAAACACCAAAGGTTAAATTTTAA
- a CDS encoding DNA-binding protein: protein MAGSGTDILTLKEVAEYMRVNTATIYRLVRTGKIPAFRVGNRWRFRKTSIDEWLNSSESKIEDY from the coding sequence ATGGCAGGAAGTGGAACAGATATTCTTACATTAAAAGAAGTAGCAGAATATATGAGAGTGAATACAGCGACGATTTATCGGCTTGTCCGCACAGGAAAAATTCCAGCATTCAGAGTTGGAAACAGATGGCGTTTCAGGAAGACATCTATTGATGAATGGCTGAACTCTAGTGAAAGTAAAATAGAAGATTATTAA
- a CDS encoding DNA-binding protein, protein MAQGKTDILTLKEVASYMRVNTATIYRLVRTGKIPAFRVGNRWRFRRSSIDEWLNSREGNLEEY, encoded by the coding sequence ATGGCACAGGGTAAAACAGATATTTTGACATTGAAGGAAGTAGCAAGCTATATGAGAGTGAATACAGCGACGATTTATCGGCTTGTCCGCACAGGAAAAATTCCGGCATTCAGAGTTGGAAACAGATGGCGTTTCAGAAGAAGCTCAATTGACGAATGGCTGAATTCAAGAGAAGGTAATTTAGAAGAATATTGA